The Cicer arietinum cultivar CDC Frontier isolate Library 1 chromosome 1, Cicar.CDCFrontier_v2.0, whole genome shotgun sequence genome contains the following window.
GTTGCTTTCACATCTGATTTTCTCTcaataattcattttataagtcttttatttactaattagtaaataaatttaacacattttttaaaataaaaaatattttcacaaaactaATCAAGCATTAGTTAGATCTCTCAAATGACACGAAAAATGAAAAAGTGAACTTACAGCATACAAAATAGCAATTATTTGTATCTTTCCTCTGAGAACCCAAATTGACAAGTTGTGGTCAATGAACAAGCAAATGACAGCTGATTGAATGGCTCCAAAGAAACTCATGATTGCTGTGCTAGAATATTGACATGGATATGTTTTGCTTATTTTAGATTGtaaaatgaaccaaaaagaCCAAAACAGGGTTCCCAAAATCAAAGCTATCACACCAATACTCCATTTCTCTGGTGTCCTAGTAGATGCTAGCTTCACTGATGAAGACTGATCATGCTGAGAAAAATTAAACAGACCCTTTCCTTTGTAAAGTGTCAACAACAATGCTCCAACTATACAGACCAATGTACCAACAATTTTGGCTCTACCACTATTGCATTTGATGTCCACAGTCTCTAATCTGTGGCAGAAACAAGAGGCTATATCAACTCATGGTAGCTTAGCACGCAAGAAACATAAATATTGATAcgtaaatatcaataataatgtAACAATATATGTCAGTTTGATATTGATATTCCACATTTCCATGTGTtgatactaaaaatatttttaatttgaagtgttggttttatataaaaaaaaattacataaatagcATAGCTTTGATGAGTCATACCCAAATGGCAATGCCAATAGGAAAGTGACCACAGGCACCATGTTGACAAAAGCACAAGCAAATGTAGCAGAAGTATTTTCGATCCCCAGAAGGAAAAAGTATTGAGTCACTGATGCTCTATAAAGAAAAAGTAGTATTTAATAAGTGTATCACTACAACCAACCATTATAaccacaaaacaaaacaaaacaaatactCCCATCTCACTCTCATTTTATGAGATAATcaagttaataaaatttaatatatttgatctatattaaatttaatctttaatatagattaaatatattaacttttattgATCTATCTGTCTcttataaaaaagattaaagGTAATAATTGAGAAGTAAAAAGAAAAGTACTAGTAAGAAAGAGATAACATCAAATGTGTTTTTATGACTAACCCAACAATGGCACTTAAGAAAAGGTAGCATAAAATTCTAAGTGTGAGCCTTGGTCTGCTATTTCTGCAATGAAAAAATATGATCATAACCAAAAGACCAGAGATTTCCTTCAAGTATATGAACTTAGATTTAGCATCTGCATGCTGATTACAATATCAAAGACTAGTAcaaaagaaataacaaaaggaaaaggaggaagaagaaTACTATTGAATGAGGAGTTGAAGGTACCACCTACCTTTCCCTAAAGTAACCAATTGGAGCTACAAATATGGTAGCAATTGAGAGACGGTATGTGATAAAAACCAAATGGTTCATTCCTTCATCAAGGACTTTCTTGAGAAGAATATTCACAGCagcaaaagaaaaatcaattgCTATCATTATCATAAAAGGTTTCCATTCATCACAACTCTTCATTTTCACCAATGCAATGCAAAGATGCAATTCTACTTAACTGCTATGTAATATAAATTAGAGCTTCCTgttgatttatatataaattaatataatattctaGAATAAGTGGCACCAAAGCAAGATCAAATTCTATATAGTCACATCAAAAACTTTAAGTGACCAACTCACACCATAGTCATCCTTTTGCTTTCTTTTGACTGATCCTcttcaaaagaaataaattattccAGAATCATTTTAATGGCTACTACACAAAACATATAGACTGATTCATAATCTACGGTCATGATAATATAGACCATGAGTTTTTCATTTACATATTTAtgtttgtcctttttttttccttgGTGGAGAATTGAACCTTCTATTCCATCATCATTGACAAACATATTTTGGGTAGAAGAAATGGTCCTTCTCCCTCTTTCATGTACATGGCATCTAGTACATTTTCTAAGCACCAACCAACGttagtaattaatattgttaatattataaGTATTTTCTTTAAGGTGAAGATCGAATCATCAACatctttatcatttaattttctatttttctcgCTTCAACCACAAAACCAATCTTATatcttttgatatttaatactttttatCTTTTTGAAATAGATCGAACAATAATACCACCTTAAAAAATGGAAAGCTGGAACAAGTTGTCAAATCTTAAAGCAAAGTTAATCACTTTATTAATAAAGAGAATGAGAATCTAGGGGTGCACAAAGCAGgggaattttttttaagactTGGACATTAAAGATGAATGAAAATGAAGTTCAAAATCCTTAAGTGGTTGTGGCATGCCTTAGGAATTAGATtctttgaatttatatttatagatgAAATCTTAAAAATAGTATTTGTACCAGTCATTTGTTGTGAAGtctttagtatatatatatataatgaatttttcatttttaacagCCAAATATATTTCTCGCACGTAGTGAACCTAGAGATCAAATAAATGACGAAGTTCTTGATATGAGCCATTGTGATGCCGCCATGCACtaaataagatatatatatatatatatatgtgtgtgtgtgtgtgtgtgagagagagagagagagagtgcagccattttaatttcaaaatattgtaTTGAAGAGAAACTTAGTctcaaattatcaaattaacaTGGATATGATccgaaaataatttataaaaagagaCATTTTCACTTTACTTCGATTTTGTAAAGGTGAGttttatttgatataaaaatcTAATATGCTATTTGAACTTTGTTCATTTGAAGTGTCTACCAAATTACACATCAACCCCAACAATGCAAGGTCTAACGGGGTGAATTGAGAAAGACTAAAGTCTCTATGTAAAACATATGACCATAATATCAACTTCAATGTTAACATCATTGCTATCATATGGTTAACTTTAATGAATTAATGTGCTTGTCATGTTTACGAAGACAATTTTGTCTATATGTTTGATCGTGCAATTCAATCAATTTTGTCTATATATTTGATTGCAAAAAATCTGCAATACTTTTTTATCATGATTCAAGATTATAACTTAGAGTATAACTTATATTTAAACattacaattcaaattacaATATTATCCCTTAATTATTCTATGTGGGACTTTGCTCTACtgaattgataatttatttgtaactaTGAGCCATACTCAAAGAATTGAAAACTCaatatctaattttttattcaaaggGTATTTTATCAACTAGAAACTTCTTAAGgaccaatattaaaaaatgtctTCTTCTTTACTTGAATTACTTCATGCAACTTTTTAGTTGAGTTAACTATACAAAATAATACCGACTAGATTATCTTCAAGACAGTATCTTTAAAgttttcattaataaatattaaacattcaCTTTGTAAAATACCACGTTGTCCCAATTAATTCTTTGCCTATGCTTTAAGTCTTCATAGGAAATTGTAGGAGAAAAGATGTTAGAGATGTAACTCTTTTCTTAACATATTTTTGATATATAGTGATGACTGAAAATTAATGGCAAAAATTCTATAGCATATATTTTAGAACCGATCAACTATATATAGGATAACATAACATGAATAATATGTCTTTGTCAAAATAAACATGAATAATATGTCAACTCTCTAGGTCCTTGGCTTTTCATAGAAAGGTTCCTTCCTCAAGCCTTTCTgtaactatatattaaaatatttgataacgAGAGGACCGTTCTTTTTTATGATCAAAGCATTAACATTGATTTCCTTCCATGGGAGGGTGCAACTTAGAGTCTTGGACTCTCATGATAGAAAAGATTAATTACCTATGAGTTTAAATCATGTCAATTCGAATTTCCTtcaatttttgtcaattttctttatttttttttgttttacatttttttttttcaaatttttttcattcggtaaaaaataattatatcatataaattatttatgtaaaattttacacaaatataaaatattgtgtGAAAACTTTTTTCATTTGTGGTAGTATGTTTCCCAACTATTTATAGAATCTTGTCAATTCTCATTCAATGAACCAATAGATAGATGAGGTAATTTTACAAAAGAGGAGCCAGTGGAATCAAATAATTGGACTATAACTTTTTCTATATCGGGTACGTACTTTGGAATTAGAATAAATAGTAAAGCATGATATCATAAATGACATCTACATATGTGACTTTCCACTGACTTAGGTAATACCATGTCCTCAAACCTAAATTTTGGAGGCCAGTATACTTATTTTCATCTATTTAGAAGTGATGTTTTTACACATAAAAAAAAGTCTTAAACTTATCGAAGAAGAATGTTACTAAGATAGATTTGTTAATTTCTTTGATTAAATTGGAGATCTCTTGgttaaaattcatttaacattttttactattatttatgAAACTTATTATTAAAAGAtgaattttacattattttagaatttgattGGATACAATACttaataatcaatattatttgataattgaGTGTATTTAAAGATTCATAATCTTATTGTTTAGTGACATAACTCGGTCGGTGATTATATATCATGTGTCTTAATTCAGAAAAACTAGTGTACTTTACATAACAAGATTATGAACCTTGTTATTACATTTGTTCTTGAcattgttttggagaatgacaTATGAAGGGCTTAACATGTTTAGCTTCAACCCAAAAGCATGATTCAACTTTTGATCAATACTTTTTCTCCGGTGTTAATGAATCATGGAAAACAAAACTGCAATTGTAAACTCAAAGATAAATATTGTTCTCTAGCATACTTAGTGATttataatagataaataaaatgatattactTTACATATTAAAATGCTGAAAATTAATGTTACATGTTCTAAATCAAAGAACAAACACAACACTCTACTAAATCACTACCCTCACACGATAATTATAGTCGatttttaactatattaataatgtattctataatattttatctaagataaaatataaactaaaattatatttaaaattttgatatctGATCGAAATTTTAGACCAAACACATCAactatttatatgttatttttgtttatatttcatatttgaGAGTGAGTATCAAAGTAAAAGAATGATTAAAATTGACAAATTAAGATTTGTTTCATTGACATATAAACCTAAATCAAGCTAGCTCAGAGGGAACATAGATAAGAGGATCCCAAGATCCACTAGAACCAAACCAACTATTGTTCTCACATTGAACAAACTGCTGTTGCTGCTCCAATGTCCAAAACCCTTCATTTGCTCCACCAACTATAGGTAACTGCATGTTCACCATATTTGTTTCAACATTTGACTCTATTACCCCTGGCCATGGAAAACTAGTACTAATACTATTATCAGGAACATGAGTCATCATATTCTGAGTATGCCAAGGAAATTCATATTCCATTTCATTTGACCATAACATGTTTGTCATAATAGATggtgtttgacaaagttgattaTTGTTAACACCATCAACAACTTCATGATCATGATTTGGTATGACAACACTCTTAGAAGAAGTGTTTGATGAAACACTCAACAAACTAGGCatagtattattattagcaTGAGTTAATTCATTCTTAGCACAAAAGTTCTGACTTGAATTTGAAACCATGTTTGATTGAACAACAGGAACAGAATTATGAAAAGGAAATGAAAAAAACCTCCCTTCTTTTCCATCAAAAAGTTTTGCTTTTAGTGCACCAAGAAAACAATTTGAATCTGACCCAGATTCATTTACATCCTCAAAAGAAAAGGGTTCAGTGGTTTCCATCTTGAAAGTGGAACTAGCACCACGTTTGGCACCACCACCACCATTGGTTGCAGCTTGTGGCAAATCAAAGTTTGTTCTTGCATTAGCACCTCTTAAAGCTCTAGCAGCAGTGTCATAAGCACGAGCTGCATCTTCAGCTGTATCAAATGTACCGAGCCAGAGCCTAATTTTCTGTATAGAGTCTTTGATCTCTGCCACCCATCTTCCTGATGGTCTTTGACGAACTCCTACGAATCTGTGGTGACCTCTTGATGATTTCTTTCTGCTACGGATTCCATTATCAGTTACTCCTCTTACCATCTTTTATATGATTATTATGTCTCAAACTCTGCCACTATATTCATAACCGAACCTTTTTAGCTTCAATTCAAGATCATTTATAAACTTAAATTACAAAGCAGAATCTTCAATTATAGGAACATGACAAGTAACAATATGTCAAATGTGTATgcacataatttatattttttaagtaatcatattttcacacaaaaaaccaataatatatactatttcaagttctttttataaaaagaacatGAGGGAATAACTTCTTTACTAAGCTCAATTATATGGTTAATTATGCTATCTGGATGATTAATGAATATAACAAATGACTATAACAAATGACGAAActtgttaaatatttattaaatatgataaatcACAAATTTGAACGTatgatttttatgtttttgattACAAGTAGATTTAAGCACCGGAAATTATGCTTAATCACATTCAAATATTTGGTTAATTATATTGAGTGGACGGTAAATGAATTTCAACTTTGTTGTACTCTTTTATTTATAagcaaaaatgatattttttatctaaattttaaatcaaatacatcaattttttttacttataaataaagCCGAAgactatttattaattatttatactaatttgaatgtaattaaccataaatttaaattgtattaatcaactattttattgtggattttttatattaattttgtgttaaaatatcttcttcttttttaatttatttgtgtacGTGTATTAAGTTACGATGTGACTATTGCAGGCCGTGTTGTTGATATCGACACAAAGTTAAAGGTTTTAAAAGGAGACaagttatattgtttgaaattaattttatgttgtaGAGTTTTTGGAACTActaattatgttatattatcATCGCATAGCAGTTACGAAAAGGTGAGAAACTGATAATCATATGCAAAGTTTGTCCTGTTTTGATTGTATGGAACAATGGAAACATTAAAAAATTGGTTATTATCCCCAATTCAGAACTTAAATTGTATCTAGAatgcaattaaaaaattaatgaaagcaaataatgacatatgaataagtCCACTACAATCCTTGGCTTTCACGAGGATACAGATTAGGATAATTTTTGAGGTAACCATAAAACAAATACTATGTAGGTATTAGTTACAGTTgtagtttttgttttgtttgatacTTGTCATTTTCAACCCCTTTCTCTTCCTGTATAGGCGtgtctcattttaaattgaaaggGTGCGATAAGACAAAAGAATGTTTCCACATGCATACTCATCAAAATGAAGcagaatatatataaaaaaatcatgcaTTACTAATTTATAATATGGAAAATACTAGTGAGTGTTGTTGGGGTAGAGACATTTGTTaagatattaaaaatgaaaattttatctttaaaataatatattcaattctttaaaatttaaattttgatcttttaaatacaaaacttcagttttattttcatttttaatttattaagaaCACTTATTAGcatgattttataatattaacataTCTTGCTGTAAATAATTGGAGCAAGTAATGTTACACATTGTGCCTTGGACCATCCACCCGGGGGAATATCTGGAGCAAGTAGACAACAAtagattttcttttttcaaattttaaatacgatttaaatttttataaaatctcaactttttgtataaaattattacaacttttaattcttataaaacttttatgcaaataattttattttttgttgttaagtcgacatatatttttgaataaatttttattagcATATTTACgacattataaaaaattcgTTCATacaaaatagtttaaaattcaaattttaagattatattttcgttacttttttttataaaatagtttaaaattcaaattttaagattatattttcgttactttttttatcttgagtttattacatttaaaagattcatatttaattcatcttaagttaaaaaatctaaattttgtggataattttttttataatgttctttAACATGCttacaaaaaatcattcaaatattttaaagttgaagaacaattaaatatatttcgtTTCAGTAGAGCActaaaattgttttccaaaTAATTTTGTATCGTCTGAaagttgtatttattttttatagaaattaaaaaaaaaagtcaaaattttataagaattaaagctatatttaacttaaaaaaaaaaaaaaaaaaaaaaaaaaaaaaaaaaaaaaaaaaaaaaaaaaaaaaaaaaaaaaaaaaaaaaaaaaaaaaaaaaaaaaaaaaaaaaaaaaaaaaaaaaaaagaaaaaccgGAGGATCCAAGCCTCTCATTCATAAAAATATCAGCAATACAAATAAGACTTTGATAGAACACTAGGAGACTAACAATGGATAGGGCTTCTCTTGCAAGTTTATGGGTCACACTATTCACTTGTTGAACAAAACATACTCTAAAGTTTGTAAA
Protein-coding sequences here:
- the LOC101512335 gene encoding WAT1-related protein At3g30340-like; translation: MKSCDEWKPFMIMIAIDFSFAAVNILLKKVLDEGMNHLVFITYRLSIATIFVAPIGYFRERNSRPRLTLRILCYLFLSAIVGASVTQYFFLLGIENTSATFACAFVNMVPVVTFLLALPFGLETVDIKCNSGRAKIVGTLVCIVGALLLTLYKGKGLFNFSQHDQSSSVKLASTRTPEKWSIGVIALILGTLFWSFWFILQSKISKTYPCQYSSTAIMSFFGAIQSAVICLFIDHNLSIWVLRGKIQIIAILYAGIIGSGLCFVGMSWCVKKRGPVFTAAFSPFVQIMAAMIDIPVLHEQLYLGNVMGSILVMIGLYILLWGKSKEMKNRLNKLVEEAEETKEQEPQPQIQHLNVSCDSRCH
- the LOC101512662 gene encoding uncharacterized protein, with amino-acid sequence MVRGVTDNGIRSRKKSSRGHHRFVGVRQRPSGRWVAEIKDSIQKIRLWLGTFDTAEDAARAYDTAARALRGANARTNFDLPQAATNGGGGAKRGASSTFKMETTEPFSFEDVNESGSDSNCFLGALKAKLFDGKEGRFFSFPFHNSVPVVQSNMVSNSSQNFCAKNELTHANNNTMPSLLSVSSNTSSKSVVIPNHDHEVVDGVNNNQLCQTPSIMTNMLWSNEMEYEFPWHTQNMMTHVPDNSISTSFPWPGVIESNVETNMVNMQLPIVGGANEGFWTLEQQQQFVQCENNSWFGSSGSWDPLIYVPSELA